Proteins encoded within one genomic window of Deinococcus depolymerans:
- a CDS encoding carbohydrate ABC transporter permease, with protein sequence MTAPAPITPAVRERWLARRRWARAAWLYAFMLVMSFFFLGPFVTGLLSSLKDNPNEYPPTLNIPQLTPAVIGRAWAQGVQGSGDGWQGGLHPGRTVTFEVQVQSPPGAPQAPPAVTLFPYQPVSLVAVARQAQARDYATLDTREVARRGDTRTYRVTVRSPLLTRQTGETVRATLTEPDTDLRARLRNGQTVPVRLDTPQAQERQYELNAGQTVELTRGPAGYTLRGPVFERTPLQVDVQRGQRIVGSTLPPSDRQDFGRSFAFRNVTPGVLGYTFNNYRRAFRETADPASGRSLFFSWVLNSFLYAFLRVAAAVVFCSLAGYALARMTFPGRNLIFLVAVLFVQMVPSQVNLVSNYVLLKDLGLLNLWGLWLNGLVAAGGVFLMKQFFEGMPRELEESAAIDGAGPLTTFFRVMLPQAGPALIALSITQFQGAWNDFFWPLVILRDNASFTLTVGLSNFRELYGGQGDYGLILAGAVLSAIPVIVLFVVFQRYFVDTGADSAVKG encoded by the coding sequence ATGACCGCCCCCGCTCCCATTACCCCCGCCGTGCGGGAACGCTGGCTGGCCCGGCGCCGCTGGGCGCGCGCCGCGTGGCTGTACGCGTTCATGCTGGTCATGAGCTTCTTCTTCCTGGGGCCGTTCGTGACCGGCCTGCTCAGCAGCCTCAAGGACAACCCCAACGAGTACCCGCCCACCCTGAACATCCCGCAGCTGACGCCCGCCGTGATCGGGCGCGCCTGGGCGCAGGGCGTGCAGGGCAGCGGCGACGGCTGGCAGGGCGGCCTGCACCCGGGCCGGACCGTCACCTTCGAGGTGCAGGTGCAGTCCCCGCCCGGCGCGCCGCAGGCCCCCCCCGCCGTCACGCTGTTCCCGTACCAGCCGGTCAGTCTGGTCGCCGTGGCCCGCCAGGCGCAGGCGCGCGACTACGCCACCCTGGACACCCGCGAGGTGGCCCGCCGCGGCGACACCCGCACGTACCGCGTGACCGTCCGCAGCCCGCTGCTGACCCGCCAGACCGGCGAGACCGTCCGCGCCACCCTGACCGAACCCGACACGGACCTGCGCGCCCGCCTGCGCAACGGGCAGACCGTTCCCGTGCGCCTGGACACCCCGCAGGCGCAGGAGCGGCAGTACGAACTGAACGCCGGGCAGACCGTGGAACTCACGCGCGGCCCCGCCGGGTACACCCTGCGCGGCCCGGTGTTCGAGCGCACGCCGCTGCAGGTGGACGTGCAGCGCGGCCAGCGCATCGTGGGCAGCACCCTGCCGCCCAGCGACCGGCAGGACTTCGGGCGGTCCTTCGCGTTCCGGAACGTCACGCCGGGCGTGCTGGGGTACACCTTCAACAACTACCGCCGGGCGTTCCGGGAGACGGCGGACCCCGCCTCGGGCCGCAGCCTGTTCTTCTCGTGGGTGCTGAACTCGTTCCTGTACGCCTTCCTGCGGGTCGCGGCGGCCGTGGTGTTCTGCTCGCTGGCCGGGTACGCCCTGGCCCGCATGACCTTCCCGGGCCGCAACCTGATCTTCCTGGTGGCCGTGCTGTTCGTGCAGATGGTGCCCAGTCAGGTGAACCTGGTCAGCAACTACGTGCTGCTCAAGGACCTGGGCCTGCTGAACCTGTGGGGCCTGTGGCTGAACGGGCTGGTCGCGGCGGGCGGCGTGTTCCTGATGAAGCAGTTCTTCGAGGGCATGCCGCGCGAACTGGAGGAATCCGCCGCCATCGACGGCGCGGGGCCGCTCACGACCTTCTTCCGGGTGATGCTGCCGCAGGCCGGCCCGGCCCTGATCGCGCTGTCCATCACGCAGTTCCAGGGCGCCTGGAACGATTTTTTCTGGCCGCTGGTGATCCTGCGGGACAACGCCAGCTTCACGCTGACGGTGGGCCTGTCGAACTTCCGGGAACTGTACGGCGGGCAGGGCGACTACGGCCTGATCCTGGCCGGCGCGGTCCTGAGCGCCATTCCGGTGATCGTGCTGTTCGTGGTGTTCCAGCGGTACTTCGTGGACACCGGGGCCGACAGCGCCGTCAAGGGCTGA
- a CDS encoding amylo-alpha-1,6-glucosidase: MLNTRTVLKENDLYLVGDAHYRVADGESGLYRRDTRVLSRYEWQLDGETPQTLAQHEHGPYWLHQQSANANVGYTMRVGLRRDLQLTATELRDTLRVTRYLGDGPHELRLHLNADYLDMFEVRGWPGELGARDVQVRPGPDGVDFEHTALDGLRSRTCVRTSPPARWDGGALVWTLTDAQTDVRVSVYPLQGDETPTPGDPDALHAEYARLTAQVRADLTLPDPQDQRILERSVADLRSLSFETAFGAFPAAGLPWFVAPFGRDSMLIALMVHRHLPQLALTVARFLAAHQGQRHDPVTLEQPGKILHEMRVGELTRLGRTPHRPYYATADATPLFVWLIGELAEAHPDLARELRPHWEAALNWLLTDGDPDGDGFIEYTPDPGGITNAVWKDSGDSTFTEDGQDVSGHVAVIEVQGYAYAAYRAAARLYRTLGEADRAPEWEDRAAQLQRAFQRAFWWPERGYYVHGLNGDKRPLRVLVSNAAHTLCTGIIAPEFAAQVARTALGAELWSGWGIRTLGSGEPRFNPVSYHNGSVWPHDTALAALGMARLGLHAEAAQVTRALFDAARAAPDGRLSELFAGFPREDGTPPVPYPAACHPQGWDAAIPLALAGLLQARRD; this comes from the coding sequence ATGCTGAACACCCGCACCGTCCTGAAAGAAAATGACCTGTACCTCGTCGGGGACGCGCACTACCGCGTCGCGGACGGCGAGAGCGGTCTGTACCGCCGCGACACCCGCGTCCTGTCCCGTTACGAATGGCAACTGGACGGCGAGACGCCCCAGACGCTCGCGCAGCACGAACACGGCCCGTACTGGCTGCACCAGCAGAGCGCGAACGCGAACGTGGGCTACACCATGCGCGTCGGCCTGCGCCGCGACCTGCAACTGACCGCCACCGAACTGCGCGACACGCTGCGCGTCACCCGCTACCTGGGAGACGGCCCGCACGAACTGCGGCTGCACCTGAACGCCGACTACCTGGACATGTTCGAGGTGCGCGGCTGGCCCGGCGAACTGGGCGCGCGGGACGTGCAGGTGCGCCCCGGCCCGGACGGCGTGGACTTCGAGCATACCGCCCTGGACGGCCTGCGCAGCCGCACCTGCGTGCGCACCAGCCCGCCCGCCCGCTGGGACGGCGGGGCGCTCGTCTGGACCCTCACGGACGCGCAGACGGACGTGCGGGTCAGCGTCTACCCGCTGCAGGGCGACGAGACGCCCACCCCCGGCGACCCGGACGCCCTGCACGCCGAGTACGCCCGCCTGACCGCTCAGGTCCGCGCGGACCTCACCCTGCCGGACCCGCAGGACCAGCGGATCCTGGAGCGCAGCGTCGCGGACCTGCGCAGCCTGAGCTTCGAGACCGCTTTCGGGGCGTTCCCGGCGGCGGGCCTGCCGTGGTTCGTCGCGCCGTTCGGGCGGGACTCCATGCTGATCGCCCTGATGGTCCACCGGCACCTGCCGCAGCTGGCACTGACCGTCGCGCGCTTTCTCGCGGCGCACCAGGGGCAGCGGCACGACCCGGTCACGCTGGAGCAGCCGGGCAAGATCCTGCACGAGATGCGCGTCGGGGAACTGACGCGGCTGGGCCGCACGCCGCACCGCCCGTACTACGCGACCGCCGACGCCACGCCGCTGTTCGTGTGGCTGATCGGGGAACTCGCGGAGGCGCACCCGGACCTCGCGCGGGAACTGCGCCCCCACTGGGAGGCAGCCCTGAACTGGCTGCTGACCGACGGCGACCCGGACGGCGACGGCTTCATCGAGTACACCCCGGACCCCGGCGGCATCACGAACGCCGTGTGGAAGGACAGCGGCGACAGCACCTTCACCGAGGACGGGCAGGACGTCAGCGGGCACGTGGCCGTCATCGAGGTGCAGGGCTACGCGTACGCCGCCTACCGCGCCGCCGCCCGCCTGTACCGCACGCTGGGCGAAGCGGACCGCGCCCCCGAGTGGGAGGACCGCGCCGCGCAGCTTCAGCGGGCCTTCCAGCGGGCCTTCTGGTGGCCGGAACGCGGGTACTACGTGCACGGCCTGAACGGCGACAAGCGGCCGCTGCGGGTGCTGGTCAGCAACGCCGCGCACACCCTGTGTACCGGCATCATCGCCCCGGAATTCGCCGCGCAGGTCGCCCGCACCGCGCTGGGCGCGGAACTCTGGAGCGGCTGGGGCATCCGCACGCTGGGCAGCGGGGAGCCGCGTTTCAATCCGGTGTCGTACCACAACGGCAGCGTCTGGCCGCACGACACCGCCCTGGCGGCGCTGGGCATGGCCCGCCTGGGCCTGCACGCCGAGGCGGCGCAGGTGACCCGCGCGCTGTTCGACGCGGCCCGCGCCGCCCCGGACGGCCGCCTGAGCGAACTGTTCGCCGGTTTCCCCCGCGA